One Salvia splendens isolate huo1 chromosome 22, SspV2, whole genome shotgun sequence DNA segment encodes these proteins:
- the LOC121787340 gene encoding probable galacturonosyltransferase 4, whose product MKMKLRKFLLLFLPLTFVAPILLCTDTLQFYFPSSTSRNEFVEDVSAFELSVPLKEPLRTSYPRASSGEITRITRQLTEDSAEDETENSSSRGSNKQSLDGNAIRQVIGNVHETQVVTGKGTSYKIKSRENEEILSLHSDGTTEKSLERKEMKHINGPREKVHTKTEKQNERTVLPDARLRLLKDQLMQGMIYLSLPATRNNAQFIKELRLRIKEVRRAIGDSTNDSELPKNAHEKLKAMEQTLLKGKQIQNDCAAMIKRLRAMLHLSEEQLRVQKKQALFLTHLTAKTTPKGLHCLPLRLSTEYFLLNSSQMHFPDKEILDDPKLYHYALFSDNILAAAVVVNSTITHAEDPSKHVFHIVTDRLNYAAMNMWFIANPPSKATIKVQNVEEFTWFNSSYSPILRQLPSTNYYFKGRRAESDSGFRYRNPKYLSIMNHLRFYLPQIFPKLDKVLFLDDDIVVQKDLTGLWSTDLKGKVIGVVETCGESFHRFDRYLNFSNPIISKSFDPRACGWAFGMNIVDLNKWRKQNITDVYHKWQNLNRDRLLWKLGTLPPGLITFQNHTHALERSWHVLGLGYNPNIPQKDIERAAVIHYNGNLKPWLEIAIPKFRNYWAKFVDYDQLYLRECNITP is encoded by the exons ATGAAAATGAAGCTGAGGAAGTTTTTACTTCTCTTTCTGCCGCTGACGTTTGTTGCTCCAATTCTTCTCTGCACCGACACTCTTCAGTTCTACTTCCCTTCCTCTACTT CTAGGAATGAGTTCGTGGAAGATGTTTCCGCATTT GAATTATCAGTACCACTGAAAGAACCACTGCGCACATCTTACCCTAGAGCATCATCTGGAGAGATTACTCGCATTACAAGACAGCTAACTGAAG ATTCAGCtgaagatgaaactgaaaacTCATCCAGCCGTGGAAGCAACAAGCAGTCCTTGGATGGGAATGCCATAAGACAGGTGATAGGTAATGTGCATGAGACTCAGGTTGTGACAGGGAAGGGAACgtcttataaaattaaatcaaggGAGAATGAAGAGATTCTCTCCCTCCATTCTGATGGCACAACAGAAAAGTCTTTAGAGAGAAAG GAAATGAAACATATAAATGGTCCTAGAGAAAAAGTGCACACTAAGACCGAGAAACAGAATGAACGAACAGTTCTTCCAGATGCACGTCTCCGCCTGCTTAAGGATCAACTTATGCAGGGAATGATTTATCTTTCCCTCCCAGCAACTAGAAATAATGCTCAGTTTATTAAGGAGCTGCGGTTGCGTATCAAGGAAGTTCGACGCGCAATTGGGGATTCCACCAATGATTCCGAGCTGCCGAAGAA CGCTCATGAGAAATTGAAAGCAATGGAGCAAACTCTGTTAAAAGGGAAACAGATACAAAATGATTGTGCTGCTATGATAAAGAGACTCCGTGCAATGCTTCATTTGTCTGAGGAGCAGCTTCGTGTCCAGAAGAAACAGGCCTTATTTTTGACGCACTTAACTGCAAAGACAACTCCTAAAGGGCTTCATTGTCTTCCTTTGCGCCTTTCGACAGAATATTTCTTGTTGAACTCATCTCAAATGCATTTCCCTGACAAGGAAATATTAGATGACCCCAAGTTATACCACTATGCCTTGTTTTCAGATAATATACTGGCTGCAGCAGTTGTTGTGAACTCCACAATAACCCATGCAGAG GATCCTTCAAAACATGTCTTCCACATTGTCACTGATAGGCTAAACTATGCTGCAATGAACATGTGGTTTATAGCAAATCCCCCTAGCAAAGCAACAATAAAGGTTCAGAATGTCGAGGAGTTCACATGGTTTAATTCAAGTTACAGTCCAATTCTTCGGCAGCTGCCATCCACAAATTATTACTTCAAAGGCCGTCGTGCTGAATCTGATTCGGGCTTTAGATATAGAAATCCAAAATACCTCTCAATCATGAATCATCTGCGCTTTTACCTTCCACAGATCTTTCCGAAGCTGGACAAAGTTTTGTTCTTAGATGATGATATTGTAGTGCAGAAGGATCTTACTGGCCTGTGGTCTACTGATCTTAAGGGTAAAGTCATAGGTGTCGTTGAAACATGTGGAGAAAGCTTTCACCGGTTTGACCGCTACCTTAATTTTTCAAATCCTATTATCTCAAAGAGTTTCGACCCACGAGCTTGTGGATGGGCATTTGGCATGAATATAGTTGATCTGAACAAGTGGAGGAAACAAAATATCACCGATGTGTACCACAAATGGCAGAACCTG AATCGGGATAGACTCTTATGGAAACTAGGAACCCTGCCACCAGGTTTGATAACCTTTCAGAATCACACCCACGCTCTTGAAAGATCTTGGCATGTCTTGGGACTTGGTTATAATCCAAATATACCTCAAAAGGATATTGAACGAGCAGCAGTTATACATTACAACGGAAATTTAAAACCATGGCTTGAGATTGCCATCCCAAAGTTCCGAAACTACTGGGCAAAGTTTGTGGACTATGATCAGCTATACTTGCGTGAGTGCAACATCACCCCTTAA
- the LOC121786036 gene encoding snRNA-activating protein complex subunit-like isoform X1 gives MLGHDEGGDDLYVSIPLGGPIYVTDLVGPLTRVPDFETSVTEELESLKEEVYGDMAQVCDEDTSVDELKIIQEDELVSKAFEEAFKVDELAGGAPNDNSALGIEQSCLQNPEENKKAIVLSESNKNPPAKKKKGKAVSKKNDYFDESYMVKVEQLARIKSKQEEDKACVRLHSFNNSMVPGHGVNAKAEKIKHLKSGSVSKKVKASSSYGDVPVQFPEAVLSFEVYHNKKTGLKTQEFLVLGRQFLTEVKDKIYCLTDEIMRRAGKYDPSGYFLIEDVFCNDMREASNEDYSKTILDWLKNSKNDALEKWEFIVAGEVRKKQKAILGTENKQQLPRFKSLHMQSTRFCDLRFHLGAGYLYCHQGNCRHLIILRDMRLIHPEDVQNRSAYPLITYQPKLLFKKCSVCKIYRADKVTVDDKWASENPCYFCDICYYMLHYVDRSLLYSDFSVYDYHHD, from the exons ATGCTGGGTCACGATGAGGGTGGAGATGACCTCTATGTCTCAATTCCGCTCGGTGGTCCAATATATGTCACTGATCTTGTTGGTCCTCTCACAAGAGTCCCGGACTTCGAAACTAGTGTCACTGAAGAACTTGAG AGTTTGAAAGAAGAGGTATATGGAGACATGGCACAGGTGTGTGATGAAGATACATC TGTAGATGAACTCAAAATAATTCAGGAGGATGAGTTGGTCAGTAAAGCATTTGAAGAAGCTTTCAAG GTCGATGAACTGGCCGGAGGTGCTCCAAATGATAACTCTGCACTTGGCATTGAGCAGAGCTGTTTGCAAAATCCAGAAGAGAATAAGAAGGCTATTGTCTTAAGTGAATCAAACAAAAACCCACctgcgaagaagaagaaggggaaggcTGTTAGCAAAAAGAATGACTATTTTGAT GAGAGCTATATGGTAAAGGTGGAGCAGCTAGCTAGAATTAAGTCAAAACAAGAAGAAGACAAAGCATGTGTTAGATTGCATTCCTTCAA TAATTCCATGGTGCCTGGACACGGAGTTAATGCAAAAgctgaaaaaataaaacatctgaAATCGGGCAGTGTGTCAAAAAAG GTGAAAGCCTCAAGTAGTTATGGTGATGTTCCAGTGCAATTTCCTGAGGCTGTTCTCTCTTTTGAGGTTTACCATAACAAAAAGACAGGGTTGAAG ACTCAAGAGTTCCTGGTTCTAGGACGCCAATTTTTGACTGAAGTTAAAGACAAAATATATTGTTTGACAGATGAGATAATGAGGAGGGCTGGGAAGTATGATCCTTCTGGATACTTTCTAATTGAA GATGTTTTTTGTAATGACATGAGAGAGGCCTCGAATGAGGACTACAGCAAAACTATTCTTGATTGGCTCAAAAACTCCAAGAATGATGCACTTGAAAAGTGGGAATTCATTGTTGCTGGTGAGGTGCGCAAGAAACAAAAGGCCATTTTGGGCACTGAAAATAAGCAGCAGTTGCCCAGATTCAAATCTCTTCACATGCAGAGTACAAGGTTCTGTGACTTACGTTTCCACCTCGGTGCTGGGTATCTTTACTGTCATCAG GGGAACTGCAGGCATCTAATCATATTACGGGACATGAGGCTTATACATCCGGAGGACGTACAGAACCGATCGGCTTATCCACTTATCACGTATCAGCCAAAGCTGTTATTCAAGAAATGCTCCGTTTGCAAAATTTACAGGGCAGATAAAGTGACTGTGGATGATAAATGGGCCTCAGAAAATCCCTGTTATTTCTGTGATATTTGTTATTATATGCTTCACTATGTAGATAGGTCTTTGCTTTATAGTGACTTCAGTGTCTATGATTATCATCATGACTAA
- the LOC121786036 gene encoding snRNA-activating protein complex subunit-like isoform X2 yields MLGHDEGGDDLYVSIPLGGPIYVTDLVGPLTRVPDFETSVTEELESLKEEVYGDMAQVCDEDTSVDELKIIQEDELVSKAFEEAFKVDELAGGAPNDNSALGIEQSCLQNPEENKKAIVLSESNKNPPAKKKKGKAVSKKNDYFDESYMVKVEQLARIKSKQEEDKACVRLHSFNNSMVPGHGVNAKAEKIKHLKSGSVSKKVKASSSYGDVPVQFPEAVLSFEVYHNKKTGLKTQEFLVLGRQFLTEVKDKIYCLTDEIMRRAGKYDPSGYFLIEDVFCNDMREASNEDYSKTILDWLKNSKNDALEKWEFIVAGEVRKKQKAILGTENKQQLPRFKSLHMQSTRFCDLRFHLGAGYLYCHQYFDVVSPGELQASNHITGHEAYTSGGRTEPIGLSTYHVSAKAVIQEMLRLQNLQGR; encoded by the exons ATGCTGGGTCACGATGAGGGTGGAGATGACCTCTATGTCTCAATTCCGCTCGGTGGTCCAATATATGTCACTGATCTTGTTGGTCCTCTCACAAGAGTCCCGGACTTCGAAACTAGTGTCACTGAAGAACTTGAG AGTTTGAAAGAAGAGGTATATGGAGACATGGCACAGGTGTGTGATGAAGATACATC TGTAGATGAACTCAAAATAATTCAGGAGGATGAGTTGGTCAGTAAAGCATTTGAAGAAGCTTTCAAG GTCGATGAACTGGCCGGAGGTGCTCCAAATGATAACTCTGCACTTGGCATTGAGCAGAGCTGTTTGCAAAATCCAGAAGAGAATAAGAAGGCTATTGTCTTAAGTGAATCAAACAAAAACCCACctgcgaagaagaagaaggggaaggcTGTTAGCAAAAAGAATGACTATTTTGAT GAGAGCTATATGGTAAAGGTGGAGCAGCTAGCTAGAATTAAGTCAAAACAAGAAGAAGACAAAGCATGTGTTAGATTGCATTCCTTCAA TAATTCCATGGTGCCTGGACACGGAGTTAATGCAAAAgctgaaaaaataaaacatctgaAATCGGGCAGTGTGTCAAAAAAG GTGAAAGCCTCAAGTAGTTATGGTGATGTTCCAGTGCAATTTCCTGAGGCTGTTCTCTCTTTTGAGGTTTACCATAACAAAAAGACAGGGTTGAAG ACTCAAGAGTTCCTGGTTCTAGGACGCCAATTTTTGACTGAAGTTAAAGACAAAATATATTGTTTGACAGATGAGATAATGAGGAGGGCTGGGAAGTATGATCCTTCTGGATACTTTCTAATTGAA GATGTTTTTTGTAATGACATGAGAGAGGCCTCGAATGAGGACTACAGCAAAACTATTCTTGATTGGCTCAAAAACTCCAAGAATGATGCACTTGAAAAGTGGGAATTCATTGTTGCTGGTGAGGTGCGCAAGAAACAAAAGGCCATTTTGGGCACTGAAAATAAGCAGCAGTTGCCCAGATTCAAATCTCTTCACATGCAGAGTACAAGGTTCTGTGACTTACGTTTCCACCTCGGTGCTGGGTATCTTTACTGTCATCAG tattttgaTGTTGTTTCACCAGGGGAACTGCAGGCATCTAATCATATTACGGGACATGAGGCTTATACATCCGGAGGACGTACAGAACCGATCGGCTTATCCACTTATCACGTATCAGCCAAAGCTGTTATTCAAGAAATGCTCCGTTTGCAAAATTTACAGGGCAGATAA
- the LOC121786036 gene encoding snRNA-activating protein complex subunit-like isoform X3: protein METWHRCVMKIHHELKIIQEDELVSKAFEEAFKVDELAGGAPNDNSALGIEQSCLQNPEENKKAIVLSESNKNPPAKKKKGKAVSKKNDYFDESYMVKVEQLARIKSKQEEDKACVRLHSFNNSMVPGHGVNAKAEKIKHLKSGSVSKKVKASSSYGDVPVQFPEAVLSFEVYHNKKTGLKTQEFLVLGRQFLTEVKDKIYCLTDEIMRRAGKYDPSGYFLIEDVFCNDMREASNEDYSKTILDWLKNSKNDALEKWEFIVAGEVRKKQKAILGTENKQQLPRFKSLHMQSTRFCDLRFHLGAGYLYCHQGNCRHLIILRDMRLIHPEDVQNRSAYPLITYQPKLLFKKCSVCKIYRADKVTVDDKWASENPCYFCDICYYMLHYVDRSLLYSDFSVYDYHHD, encoded by the exons ATGGAGACATGGCACAGGTGTGTGATGAAGATACATC ATGAACTCAAAATAATTCAGGAGGATGAGTTGGTCAGTAAAGCATTTGAAGAAGCTTTCAAG GTCGATGAACTGGCCGGAGGTGCTCCAAATGATAACTCTGCACTTGGCATTGAGCAGAGCTGTTTGCAAAATCCAGAAGAGAATAAGAAGGCTATTGTCTTAAGTGAATCAAACAAAAACCCACctgcgaagaagaagaaggggaaggcTGTTAGCAAAAAGAATGACTATTTTGAT GAGAGCTATATGGTAAAGGTGGAGCAGCTAGCTAGAATTAAGTCAAAACAAGAAGAAGACAAAGCATGTGTTAGATTGCATTCCTTCAA TAATTCCATGGTGCCTGGACACGGAGTTAATGCAAAAgctgaaaaaataaaacatctgaAATCGGGCAGTGTGTCAAAAAAG GTGAAAGCCTCAAGTAGTTATGGTGATGTTCCAGTGCAATTTCCTGAGGCTGTTCTCTCTTTTGAGGTTTACCATAACAAAAAGACAGGGTTGAAG ACTCAAGAGTTCCTGGTTCTAGGACGCCAATTTTTGACTGAAGTTAAAGACAAAATATATTGTTTGACAGATGAGATAATGAGGAGGGCTGGGAAGTATGATCCTTCTGGATACTTTCTAATTGAA GATGTTTTTTGTAATGACATGAGAGAGGCCTCGAATGAGGACTACAGCAAAACTATTCTTGATTGGCTCAAAAACTCCAAGAATGATGCACTTGAAAAGTGGGAATTCATTGTTGCTGGTGAGGTGCGCAAGAAACAAAAGGCCATTTTGGGCACTGAAAATAAGCAGCAGTTGCCCAGATTCAAATCTCTTCACATGCAGAGTACAAGGTTCTGTGACTTACGTTTCCACCTCGGTGCTGGGTATCTTTACTGTCATCAG GGGAACTGCAGGCATCTAATCATATTACGGGACATGAGGCTTATACATCCGGAGGACGTACAGAACCGATCGGCTTATCCACTTATCACGTATCAGCCAAAGCTGTTATTCAAGAAATGCTCCGTTTGCAAAATTTACAGGGCAGATAAAGTGACTGTGGATGATAAATGGGCCTCAGAAAATCCCTGTTATTTCTGTGATATTTGTTATTATATGCTTCACTATGTAGATAGGTCTTTGCTTTATAGTGACTTCAGTGTCTATGATTATCATCATGACTAA